In a single window of the Diachasmimorpha longicaudata isolate KC_UGA_2023 chromosome 16, iyDiaLong2, whole genome shotgun sequence genome:
- the LOC135169876 gene encoding homeobox protein SIX1 isoform X1, with translation MMGYSATGASGAMGPSAGADVLGSTGDYSPQGTPNSLGGHNTGPVDASAYTASATGPTTYSPQDSPASSAGGGNSNGQLPSFGFTQEQVACVCEAMVSSVQVLQQAGSVERLGRFLWSLPQCARLQRHESVLKAKAIVAFHRCNFKQLYQILESNTFSPHNHPKLQALWLKAHYIEAERLRGRALGAVGKYRVRRKFPLPRTIWDGEETSYCFKEKSRSVLREWYTSNPYPSPREKRELAESTGLTTTQVSNWFKNRRQRDRAAEQSGQREGKEQGSNLCDSSSESGDDTKRQSVTQQPPPQPSSCAVQQQQTQSQQGRMVDHQQSPSMYQLPAPVTVSSPHSYHQSHGHTPTHHMHHDTSSESGDDKRNLHHQLQHHLQTTGHSGHSLIHPTATLPPPPPSCAQQKSQLDYMQYYTPQDYLIGTPTSADIQKSLPHTATSMQMGAIAPTMGGLSPMGPSTMLPNTMQSVNSMNTMSMNVGMGMGPYQSMGSMGMTTPHAGYHSGLVLGDYHSL, from the exons ATGATGGGCTATAGTGCCACAGGAGCCAGTGGCGCTATGGGTCCATCAGCGGGTGCTGATGTACTTGGCTCAACTGGTGATTACAGTCCACAAGGTACACCAAATTCATTAGGTGGTCATAATACTGGTCCTGTTGATGCTTCAGCATATACAGCAAGTGCTACTGGACCAACAACATACAGCCCACAAGACAGTCCAGCAAGTTCAGCTGGTGGTGGTAATAGTAATGGACAATTACCAAGTTTTGGATTCACTCAGGAGCAAGTTGCATGTGTCTGTGAG GCGATGGTGTCGTCTGTCCAGGTACTCCAGCAGGCTGGTTCTGTTGAGCGTCTTGGACGATTTCTCTGGTCACTACCACAATGCGCTCGACTCCAACGTCACGAGAGTGTTCTAAAAGCTAAAGCAATTGTTGCATTTCATCGTTGCAACTTTAAACAACTGTACCAGATATTGGAGAGCAATACATTCAGCCCCCACAATCATCCAAAACTCCAGGCATTATGGTTGAAGGCACATTACATCGAGGCAGAGAGATTGCGTGGTAGAGCACTTGGTGCCGTCG GTAAATATCGAGTAAGACGTAAATTTCCTCTACCTCGAACCATCTGGGATGGTGAGGAAACCTCTTACTGCTTCAAGGAGAAATCTCGCAGTGTTTTGAGAGAATGGTACACGTCAAATCCATATCCGTCGCCCCGGGAGAAGCGAGAGCTTGCTGAGAGCACAGGCCTGACAACAACCCAAGTCAGCAATTGGTTCAAGAACAGAAGACAACGGGACAGAGCTGCTGAGCAGAG TGGCCAACGGGAGGGAAAAGAACAGGGATCCAATCTCTGTGACTCTAGTAGCGAAAGTGGTGATGACACAAAACGACAATCTGTCACCCAACAGCCACCACCCCAGCCCTCATCATGTGCTGTACAACAACAACAAACCCAATCCCAACAAGGACGAATGGTTGATCATCAACAATCCCCGAGTATGTATCAGCTACCAGCACCAGTAACAGTGTCATCGCCCCACTCATATCATCAGAGTCATGGTCATACTCCAACACATCATATGCATCATGATACGAGTAGTGAGAGTGGTGATGACAAGAGAAATCTTCATCATCAGTTGCAGCATCATCTTCAAACTACTGGACACAGTGGTCACAGTTTGATACATCCAACTGCTACattaccaccaccaccaccaagtTGTGCACAACAGAAGAGTCAGCTGGATTACATGCAGTACTATACCCCACAG GATTACCTGATTGGCACCCCAACATCAGCCGACATTCAAAAATCCCTCCCCCACACAGCAACATCAATGCAAATGGGTGCAATAGCACCAACAATGGGCGGTCTCAGCCCAATGGGACCATCAACAATGCTACCAAATACAATGCAGAGTGTCAACAGTATGAATACAATGTCAATGAACGTTGGTATGGGTATGGGGCCATATCAAAGTATGGGCTCAATGGGAATGACAACACCACACGCTGGTTATCACAG
- the LOC135169876 gene encoding homeobox protein SIX1 isoform X2 encodes MMGYSATGASGAMGPSAGADVLGSTGDYSPQGTPNSLGGHNTGPVDASAYTASATGPTTYSPQDSPASSAGGGNSNGQLPSFGFTQEQVACVCEVLQQAGSVERLGRFLWSLPQCARLQRHESVLKAKAIVAFHRCNFKQLYQILESNTFSPHNHPKLQALWLKAHYIEAERLRGRALGAVGKYRVRRKFPLPRTIWDGEETSYCFKEKSRSVLREWYTSNPYPSPREKRELAESTGLTTTQVSNWFKNRRQRDRAAEQSGQREGKEQGSNLCDSSSESGDDTKRQSVTQQPPPQPSSCAVQQQQTQSQQGRMVDHQQSPSMYQLPAPVTVSSPHSYHQSHGHTPTHHMHHDTSSESGDDKRNLHHQLQHHLQTTGHSGHSLIHPTATLPPPPPSCAQQKSQLDYMQYYTPQDYLIGTPTSADIQKSLPHTATSMQMGAIAPTMGGLSPMGPSTMLPNTMQSVNSMNTMSMNVGMGMGPYQSMGSMGMTTPHAGYHSGLVLGDYHSL; translated from the exons ATGATGGGCTATAGTGCCACAGGAGCCAGTGGCGCTATGGGTCCATCAGCGGGTGCTGATGTACTTGGCTCAACTGGTGATTACAGTCCACAAGGTACACCAAATTCATTAGGTGGTCATAATACTGGTCCTGTTGATGCTTCAGCATATACAGCAAGTGCTACTGGACCAACAACATACAGCCCACAAGACAGTCCAGCAAGTTCAGCTGGTGGTGGTAATAGTAATGGACAATTACCAAGTTTTGGATTCACTCAGGAGCAAGTTGCATGTGTCTGTGAG GTACTCCAGCAGGCTGGTTCTGTTGAGCGTCTTGGACGATTTCTCTGGTCACTACCACAATGCGCTCGACTCCAACGTCACGAGAGTGTTCTAAAAGCTAAAGCAATTGTTGCATTTCATCGTTGCAACTTTAAACAACTGTACCAGATATTGGAGAGCAATACATTCAGCCCCCACAATCATCCAAAACTCCAGGCATTATGGTTGAAGGCACATTACATCGAGGCAGAGAGATTGCGTGGTAGAGCACTTGGTGCCGTCG GTAAATATCGAGTAAGACGTAAATTTCCTCTACCTCGAACCATCTGGGATGGTGAGGAAACCTCTTACTGCTTCAAGGAGAAATCTCGCAGTGTTTTGAGAGAATGGTACACGTCAAATCCATATCCGTCGCCCCGGGAGAAGCGAGAGCTTGCTGAGAGCACAGGCCTGACAACAACCCAAGTCAGCAATTGGTTCAAGAACAGAAGACAACGGGACAGAGCTGCTGAGCAGAG TGGCCAACGGGAGGGAAAAGAACAGGGATCCAATCTCTGTGACTCTAGTAGCGAAAGTGGTGATGACACAAAACGACAATCTGTCACCCAACAGCCACCACCCCAGCCCTCATCATGTGCTGTACAACAACAACAAACCCAATCCCAACAAGGACGAATGGTTGATCATCAACAATCCCCGAGTATGTATCAGCTACCAGCACCAGTAACAGTGTCATCGCCCCACTCATATCATCAGAGTCATGGTCATACTCCAACACATCATATGCATCATGATACGAGTAGTGAGAGTGGTGATGACAAGAGAAATCTTCATCATCAGTTGCAGCATCATCTTCAAACTACTGGACACAGTGGTCACAGTTTGATACATCCAACTGCTACattaccaccaccaccaccaagtTGTGCACAACAGAAGAGTCAGCTGGATTACATGCAGTACTATACCCCACAG GATTACCTGATTGGCACCCCAACATCAGCCGACATTCAAAAATCCCTCCCCCACACAGCAACATCAATGCAAATGGGTGCAATAGCACCAACAATGGGCGGTCTCAGCCCAATGGGACCATCAACAATGCTACCAAATACAATGCAGAGTGTCAACAGTATGAATACAATGTCAATGAACGTTGGTATGGGTATGGGGCCATATCAAAGTATGGGCTCAATGGGAATGACAACACCACACGCTGGTTATCACAG